One window of the Pseudochaenichthys georgianus chromosome 21, fPseGeo1.2, whole genome shotgun sequence genome contains the following:
- the map3k13 gene encoding LOW QUALITY PROTEIN: mitogen-activated protein kinase kinase kinase 13 (The sequence of the model RefSeq protein was modified relative to this genomic sequence to represent the inferred CDS: inserted 4 bases in 3 codons; deleted 9 bases in 8 codons; substituted 2 bases at 2 genomic stop codons), which yields MLDCPADYSEDGGETHHHHHPHPDDIKLHFHRAVPGSGGFLEGLFGCLRPVWNIIGKTYSTEYKLQQQDMWEVPFEEISELKWLGSGAQGAVFLGNFRSEEVAIKKVREQKETDIKPLRKLKHPNIISFKGVCTQAPCYCIIMEYXCSXGQLXEVLRAGRKVTPRMLVDWATGIASGMNYLHLNKIIHRDLKSPNVLVTYNDTVKISDFGTSKELSDKSTKMSFAGTVAWMAPEVIRNEPVSEKVDIWSFGVVLWELLTGEIPYKDVDSSAIIWGVGSNSLHLPVPSTCPDGFKILMKQTWQSKPRNRPSFRQILLHLDIAAADILGAPQETYFKSQSEWREEVRKHFEKIKSEGTCXHRLDEELIRRRRDELRHALDIREHYERKLERANNLYMELSAIMLQLEVREKELMKRESAVEKKYPGTYKRQLVRPIARSNAVEKLIKKKSSMSHKPGMPNTKRPDLLRSEGIPGLDHLPSPSPLSASPKISTPPGKARYRSKPRHRRANSKGSHSEFPGLLRPLTAALEEVPVPPGAGRSSITTTHHLPTTEGPLLPLKSREEAVVNCANNLRYFGPAAPLRSPQTDHLQRRVSGCSPDLISNRCGCKHTTADFIHQHQPRCWCWVSVPLLPGPPLPPAAYTVRRPLLQPATRSCLTTPCSTPRKAPRPLRGPEQRPPPQTERLQRKLSRRKQQASQRTHTLASALPRTLRPLRKGGDESSEEEEGEVDSEVEFPRRQRPHRCMSSFQSYSTFSSENLSVSDGEEGNTSDHXSHSGPLERLSASQEEHLDELLSHTPDIPIDISTQSDGLSDKECAVRRVKTQISLGKLCSDEHSYENPLQFGDSDCDTSEAECSDATIRNNKAPSSW from the exons ATGTTAGACTGTCCAGCAGACTACAGTGAAGACGGGGGGGagacccaccaccaccaccatcctCACCCCGATGACATCAAGCTGCACTTCCACAGAGCGGTGCCCGGCTCG GGGGGGTTCTTGGAGGGGCTGTTCGGCTGTCTACGACCTGTCTGGAACATCATAGGGAAAACGTACTCGACAGAATACAAGCTACAACAGCAAG ACATGTGGGAGGTTCCATTCGAGGAGATCTCAGAGCTG AAGTGGCTGGGCAGCGGTGCTCAAGGCGCCGTCTTCTTGGGAAATTTCCGCTCTGAGGAG GTGGCCATCAAGAAAGTGCGTGAGCAGAAGGAGACGGACATCAAACCCCTGAGAAAACTCAAGCACCCAAATATCATCAGCTTCAA GGGTGTGTGCACCCAGGCGCCTTGCTACTGCATCATCATGGAATACTAGTGCT GGGGCCAGCTGTAGGAGGTGCTGAGGGCCGGCAGGAAGGTGACCCCCAGGATGCTGGTGGACTGGGCCACGGGCATCGCCAGCGGCATGAACTACCTGCACCTG AACAAGATCATCCACAGGGATCTCAAGTCTCCCAA TGTTTTGGTCACATACAACGACACTGTGAAAATCTCTGACTTTGGAACGTCCAAAGAGCTCAGTGACAAAAGTACAAAGATGTCATTTGCGGGTACG GTGGCCTGGATGGCCCCAGAAGTGATAAGAAATGAGCCTGTGTCGGAAAAAGTAGACATCTG GTCATTTGGGGTCGTGTTGTGGGAACTTCTGACCGGAGAGATTCCCTACAAAGACGTGGACTCCTCCGCCATCATTTGGGGTGTGGGCAGCAACAGTCTCCACCTTCCTGTCCCCTCCACCTGCCCGGATGGCTTC AAAATCCTCATGAAACAAACATG GCAAAGCAAGCCCAGGAATAGGCCCTCGTTTCGTCAGATCCTCCTACACCTCGACATTGCTGCTGCTGATATCCTGGGAGCTCCTCAG GAGACCTACTTCAAGTCTCAG TCAGAATGGAGGGAGGAAGTGAGGAAACATTTTGAGAAGATCAAAAGTGAAGGCACTT ATCACAGGCTGGACGAGGAGCTGATCCGACGCAGGAGGGATGAACTCAG GCACGCACTGGACATCCGGGAGCACTatgagaggaagctggagcGAGCCAACAACCTGTACATGGAGCTCAGCGCCATCATGCTGCAGCTGGAGGTACGCGAGAAGGAACTCATGAA GAGAGAGTCGGCAGTGGAGAAGAAATATCCCGGAACCTATAAGCGCCAGCTGGTCCGACCCATCGCCAGGTCCAATGCTGTCGAGAAGCTCATCAAGAAGAAGAGCAGCATGTCCCACAAACCTGGGATGCCCAACACCAAACG GCCGGACTTGCTTCGCTCTGAAGGCATCCCGGGCCTGGACCACCTCCCCTCCCCCTCGCCTCTCTCTGCCAGCCCCAAGATCTCCACCCCTCCCGGTAAAGCCCGCTACCGCAGCAAGCCTCGCCAT CGCCGCGCCAACAGCAAGGGCAGCCACAGCGAGTTCCCCGGCCTGCTGAGGCCTCTCACCGCAGCGTTAGAAGAGGTCCCAGTCCCTCCAGGAGCAGGCCGTTCCTCCATCACCACCACCCACCACCTCCCAACCACCGAGGGGCCTCTTCTCCCCCTGAAGAGCCGCGAGGAGGCCGTTGTCAACTGTGCCAACAACCTTCGTTACTTCGGCCCTGCCGCCCCTCTCCGCAGCCCTCAGACGGACCACCTGCAGCGCCGCGTCTCCGGCTGCAGCCCCGACCTCATATCAAACCGCTGTGGATGCAAACACACGACAGCGGACTTCATCCACCAGCACCAGCCTCGCTGCTGGTGCTGGGTCTCTGTGCCCCTGCTGCCAGGCCCACCCCTTCCCCCGGCTGCCTACACTGTCAGGAGACCCCTCCTGCAGCCAGCCACCCGGAGCTGCCTCACTACTCCCTGCTCAACACCCAGGAAGGCTCCGCGTCCTCTTAGGGGCCCAGAGCAAAGACCCCCGCCTCAGACGGAGAGGCTGCAAAGAAAGCTGAGCCGCAGGAAACAGCAGGCATCCCAACGCACTCACACCCTGGCCAGCGCCCTGCCCCGGACCCTCAGACCCCTCAGGAAG GGTGGAGATGAGTCgtctgaagaggaggagggagaggttGATAGCGAAGTGGAGTTTCCACGGAGACAGAG GCCTCATCGCTGTATGAGCAGCTTCCAGTCCTACTCCACCTTCAGCTCAGAGAACCTGTCGGTGTCTGACGGGGAGGAGGGGAACACCAGCGACCA TTCCCACAGCGGGCCCCTGGAGAGGCTGAGCGCCAGCCAGGAGGAGcacctggatgagctgctgtcCCACACCCCCGACATCCCCATCGACATCTCCACCCAATCAGACGGCCTCTCCGACAAGGAGTGCGCCGTCCGCAGGGTGAAGACCCAGATCTCCCTGGGGAAACTGTGCTCCGACGAACACAGCTACGAG AATCCACTACAATTTGGGGACTCAGACTGTGATACGTCTGAAGCAGAGTGCTCCGATGCCACCATCAGAAACAACAAAGCCCCTTCCTCGTGGTGA